cctgcttgcagcttTAGAGCacaccccccggcactgtcagctgccttactaattgtcaaaagggaacatgttcccttgtagccaattagtgaccccccccccccacagatccGCAGATGAACGATcatcgctgtagcaaacagcatgATCATTCATCTTTCCCCCTCCGTGGCCGGATCGTAAAAAAAATGCCTCCATTCAGCGCTCTTCACTCATccctgtgacgctgaatatccgggtcccggcttgatgacgtcatcaagccgggacccggatgttCGGCATCAGAGGGCTGAGTGCACCGCggagaatggaggctggagctgcaggataaTCGCCgaaaccaggtaaggtgagatattcatcttgcaggggcattttttttacgaTCCGACCATGGGGGGGGGCATagtggtaaggggggggggcacatcaggctgcccataacagagggtgggggttcaaaatctgaagggggggggggttgaaattacacatctggctataatggggaacactgatcctggggacacatctggctataatgaggggtgctttATTGGGGTAcgcagctgtatatatatatatgtgtggggTAGCAAATGCGGAGacatatctggctataatggaggctgatattgagtggcacatctggctatactgggggggtctgatactgggcacacatctggctatctatgtttgggggacttaatactgatgacatgtcttttacctactgtagcactttttattttttactagaattgaagaaaacctgagaaataatgcaattttaacgttttcccctcttttttcccgctAAAATGCGCAGAAAAAATAAATTCTCAGGACTAAATATCCCCCAATAAAAGTCtagtttatcctgaaaaaaacgatatgtagatcatttacgtgtcgtgagtagggataaagttattgctgattgaatagggacatagctaaaacgtcaaaattgctctggtcaataaggggaaaacaaggtctggatgcgaagtggttaagaattATTAGAGTCCTAAAGTTAATTtagcttttccatttttttttctttgtaatattgttttgttttttttccctattaGAATTCAGTTGGTTAGGCATGGTCTTTGGTCCAAATCCAGCTATACTGGACAGCTGCTGTTTTatgtctgtcagtgttttgaatgCTCTTGGTTTAAAAAAATGGGATGTGAGAACAGGACAAAGACACGAGCAGCGTATGATTTCCATTAGAGCGAAATCAGCAGTCTGTTTTAACTGGTTATTATAAAGAAAATAGAGTTTCTATGTAAATAATGCTTCAAAGCAACGCATCAATGATCACCGAGATTCATCTCTTGGGATTCCGTAATCTTAAACATctcaatattctcatttttattgtgCTTCTAGTAATATATTGCCTTACAATAAGCAGCAACTTTCTAATTGTAGTAATAGTAACAAAGAGCaaaagcctgcactctgcaatgtaTATTTTCCTTACGCAGCTCTCTTTATCGGACATCATGATGGCCACTAGCATTGACCCAAACCTGCTTCATGTGGTGTTGGTTGAACACATCACAGTCAGTTTTGGTGGTTGTCTAACTCAGTTTTATTTCTTTAGTGCCTCCTTGGCCCTTGAGTCTCTCCTTTTGACCGTCATGTCCTATGATCGATATATGGCCATCAGCAGTCCTCTTCATTATAATGCCATCatgaattacattttctgcttaaAACTCATTGTGTTTTCTTGGTTTTTGAGTTTTTCTTCAATTTTAAACCATGTCATAGCGGTTTGTAATTTAGAATTTTGTGGACCCAATGTTATCGATCATTTTTTCTGCGACCTTTCTCCTCTTCTAGAGCTTTCTTGTTCGGACACATCTATTGTCCAGACTGAGGTGACTGTATTGACTATACCTATGGCTGCCATCCCTTTCATGTTTATAATTGCATCATATTCTTCCATTATCTACACTATCTTAAGAATACCATCAGGCACAGGACGGCAGAAAGCCTTCTCCACTTGCAGCTCACATCTTACAGTGGTTTCTATCTTCTATGGAACTCTTCTCTGTACATATATGGTTCCAACACGAGGGCAATCATTGACTGCTAGCAAAGTGTTGTCTCTACTGTATACTGTTGTGATCCCATTGGTTAACCCTCTTATTTACAGTTTAAGAAACAGTAGCATTAAAGAAGCCTTTTTCAAAAACTGCAGACTTATTTAAGGTAACTTTGTAACACGTACCTTTAGTGCAAAACAAATGACTTTCACAACACATTTTCTACAGTGAAAAGGGCAAAGAAGGCACCAAGtccataaaaaacaacaacaaaagaacCTTTATTTGCAGCTAGGTACAGTGGATTACAACAGTGGAGGTGACAGAGGGTAGCCTGATGGGTGTTTTGTGAGTTCGActcacttcttcagaggcaataCACCGATACATGTACAGGAGGGAACTAGAGGGGAGTAGCCCCTGCGACTGCAGGGAGACCAGAACAGTAGGTGGGCCCCAACTACTCTTTTGCTATCTGAAAAAGGGGTTAATCCTTcagatcagggatggtcgtagtcagccaacttcgctacgctggaactacacatagttttacgcaattacgcttcgccaaactacggcttcgaaatcaaatatttgctttgtatgcatttcgtagactatgcgttaaaatacgcaattacacttagtgtgaagcgtagtgtatgcggatgcttatgcccgtatgtgtaaaattttctgcattaaTTCCACTGCAAATGCCTATACCAGgaccccttctatgcgtacattcccctttccaatgcgtaaatttgtatgcatacaatcgtacgcggaaaaatagacgcaagtaatgcattcgtagttcactacgcagttCACAGGTTAACTgcgcatagtgggcataagctacgcgtaaattagtaagcgtagttttgaaacttcgcctatgaactacgatgcgtagatgcgaactacgatgcataaatttgcgctggcgtagtttctgctcatccctgcttcaGATAAGGtaattttgtggctacacttgttacggaTGAGAAGATTATGATATTTACACTTTTTATTAGGACACTTGCAAGAcaggccccaggctgtgagggtcaccagagtGAAGCAGGTCGCCAAAACCAGGCACcctatagcagcaatgttatgctgtgcGTAGCATGTTAGAGTAATTTCGGGCTCCAGCGATCACTGGACCTGAATTACACCTCCTTCCGAGCTGCGACGActcagtatttaacgccgccggggagttttgtggcagcagggagatctgtcattcggctctccccgcaCCACCCAACTCTTCCGCGGAGTACTAATACATACGCCCCAAGGGATA
This DNA window, taken from Hyperolius riggenbachi isolate aHypRig1 chromosome 3, aHypRig1.pri, whole genome shotgun sequence, encodes the following:
- the LOC137561901 gene encoding olfactory receptor 10A3-like, with translation MLQSNASMITEIHLLGFRNLKHLNILIFIVLLVIYCLTISSNFLIVVIVTKSKSLHSAMYIFLTQLSLSDIMMATSIDPNLLHVVLVEHITVSFGGCLTQFYFFSASLALESLLLTVMSYDRYMAISSPLHYNAIMNYIFCLKLIVFSWFLSFSSILNHVIAVCNLEFCGPNVIDHFFCDLSPLLELSCSDTSIVQTEVTVLTIPMAAIPFMFIIASYSSIIYTILRIPSGTGRQKAFSTCSSHLTVVSIFYGTLLCTYMVPTRGQSLTASKVLSLLYTVVIPLVNPLIYSLRNSSIKEAVRVTRVKQVAKTRHPIAAMLCCA